The proteins below are encoded in one region of Sander lucioperca isolate FBNREF2018 chromosome 11, SLUC_FBN_1.2, whole genome shotgun sequence:
- the rgmd gene encoding RGM domain family, member D, giving the protein MSSLAPKDKHCNSHNVDEKQSRNSILTEWIGMGRSGPLITAKRQLWDCVTLTMVLLSLLFRPAHCQQCRIQRCNAEYVASTSPSSGLQEDVALDVDYCIALRAYALCTRRQARSCRGDLVYHSAVFRIKELFSQHNCSSEGPTSSAKVPSTSRPAVSELCDYENRVLMSGSAGQQKKYAHCGLFGDPHLRTFRDEFQTCKVEGAWPLIDNRFLSVQVTNVPVVLGSSATATSKITVIFKSFHGCTDQKVYQATTEDLPLAFQDGTRSGGESGSLTIAERGGSGVGRQVKIQARYIGTSIIVRRVGSYLTFAIRMPEDTLDFSEDNGGLQLCLHGCPRNELIKEHTLGRQGQQPRLQGTNTELGPLRPPHQVYTVERATAKCRETLQVEDVYFQSCVFDLLTTGDPEFSMAAYGALEDLKALPPSKLKQNSPRTPRLYNRGVSHTTAAAATNNSLLSLLLLILLLL; this is encoded by the exons atgtcATCACTCGCTCCTAAAGACAAACACTGTAACAG CCACAACGTCGATGAGAAGCAGTCGAGGAACTCCATTCTAACTGAATGGATTGGTATGGGGAGAAGCGGACCACTAATCACGGCTAAACGGCAGCTTTGGGACTGTGTAACGTTGACAATGGTTTTACTTTCGCTGCTGTTTCGACCAG cTCACTGCCAGCAGTGTCGAATCCAGCGCTGCAATGCAGAGTATGTGGCTTCTACCTCCCCCTCTAGTGGTCTGCAGGAGGACGTGGCTCTGGATGTAGACTACTGCATCGCCTTGCGGGCCTATGCCCTGTGCACCAGGCGGCAGGCGCGCAGCTGTAGGGGGGACCTGGTCTACCACTCGGCCGTCTTCCGCATTAAGGAGTTATTCTCTCAGCATAACTGCTCCAGCGAAGGGCCCACCTCCTCCGCCAAGGTCCCCAGCACATCTCGTCCAGCTGTGTCGGAGCTGTGCGACTACGAGAATCGGGTCCTCATGTCGGGCTCTGCCGGTCAGCAGAAGAAATATGCCCACTGTGGATTATTCGGAGACCCGCACCTACGGACTTTCCGTGACGAGTTTCAGACCTGCAAGGTGGAAGGGGCGTGGCCTCTGATTGACAACCGCTTCCTGTCGGTGCAGGTGACCAACGTGCCTGTTGTCCTTGGCTCCAGCGCCACGGCAACCAGCAAG ATCACTGTGATCTTCAAGTCCTTCCACGGCTGCACAGATCAGAAGGTGTACCAGGCCACCACAGAGGATCTGCCGTTGGCCTTTCAGGATGGGACTCGCAGTGGCGGTGAGAGCGGCAGCTTGACCATCGCGGAGCGCGGCGGCTCCGGAGTGGGCCGGCAGGTGAAGATACAGGCCCGTTACATCGGCACTTCCATCATCGTCCGGCGCGTGGGCAGCTACCTGACCTTTGCCATCCGCATGCCAGAGGACACCCTGGACTTTTCGGAGGACAATGGCGGTCTGCAGCTCTGCCTGCACGGCTGCCCGCGCAACGAGCTCATCAAAGAGCACACGCTGGGTCGTCAGGGCCAGCAGCCCCGGCTGCAGGGCACCAACACAGAGCTGGGGCCTCTGCGGCCTCCTCACCAGGTCTACACAGTGGAGCGCGCCACGGCCAAGTGTAGAGAGACTCTGCAGGTGGAGGACGTGTACTTTCAGTCCTGTGTGTTTGACTTGCTGACCACAGGAGACCCTGAGTTCTCCATGGCGGCCTACGGCGCTCTGGAGGATTTAAAGGCGCTGCCGCCCAGTAAACTGAAGCAGAATTCCCCGAGGACTCCTCGTCTTTACAACCGAGGAGTGTCCCACACGACGGCTGCAGCAGCAACCAACAACTCCCTGCTCTCACTCCTACTCCTCATTCTGCTGCTtttgtaa